CTCCTCCTTTTCTACTACTACTAGTATCACATGAGGAACCAACAACAacacctcctcctccttgttTCTTGTTACTACCACTCCTCACAAACGCTTCTTTCCCTTTCCCTCTCCCAACACTCACCTCATCACCATCATCCTCGGAGATCGCAACGTACACGTCATCATCATCGTAAAAGATTCTCGGAGAAGCCGGTTCTTTCCTCTTCTTATCAATAGGAATTGCAAAGAGAGGTGAGATAGGTGACCAGCTATTCCTCGTCGGAGCAGCTTGAAACTCCCCTCCGGAGAATCCTAACGGAAACACACTCCACGAGCAGAAGTAAacatcttctcctcctcctccttcaacagcagcagcagcaagagGAGGCTTCTGAATCCTCACTGCTTGAAACGCTCTTTTGCAATCCTGACACTTCAACACACACTCCTCGTAGTGCTTAGGATACTCGAAGAGCACGAAGCAGTAAGGACACGCCGTCCAGAAACTCGTCTCCGTCGGATCGCTCGCCTCACCGAGTCGTTGACTCGGTCGCTGCTGCAGCACCTCGCGGTCGTAGGAGGACTTCCGGATCGGATCGGAGAGGACGCGCCAGGCGTCGGAGACGAGATCGAAGGCCTTATCGGCGAAGGGGAGGCGGTTGACGGAGGGGTTGAGGAGGAGAGCGAGCCTGCGGTACTGAGTCGCGACGTGCTCGGGGCTCTGAGTCGGACGGCCGAGCCGGAGGACGGAGTACCAGTCGGGGAGGTTGGAGTCGGTTAGGCGGAGGGATCCGGCGATGAGGATGTCGCAGATCGCGAGGATGTAGTCGGCGGCCTCGGCTCGGGTCGGGTCGGATTCGCACGCGCGGATCGCGAAGGATTTGGCTCCGTGGAGGTCGCTGGATGCGAGGAGCTTCTCTGAGGTCACGAGCCAACGGTCCGCCTCCGCT
The window above is part of the Raphanus sativus cultivar WK10039 unplaced genomic scaffold, ASM80110v3 Scaffold0556, whole genome shotgun sequence genome. Proteins encoded here:
- the LOC108838820 gene encoding uncharacterized protein LOC108838820, with the translated sequence MVGNRAEADRWLVTSEKLLASSDLHGAKSFAIRACESDPTRAEAADYILAICDILIAGSLRLTDSNLPDWYSVLRLGRPTQSPEHVATQYRRLALLLNPSVNRLPFADKAFDLVSDAWRVLSDPIRKSSYDREVLQQRPSQRLGEASDPTETSFWTACPYCFVLFEYPKHYEECVLKCQDCKRAFQAVRIQKPPLAAAAVEGGGGEDVYFCSWSVFPLGFSGGEFQAAPTRNSWSPISPLFAIPIDKKRKEPASPRIFYDDDDVYVAISEDDGDEVSVGRGKGKEAFVRSGSNKKQGGGGVVVGSSCDTSSSRKGGAKNVGRLDLNEEPGVGGGRREGNGVGSNREVDNMIEGIGFFEGLDEFLMSMPILSVVGDDKIKAT